The following proteins come from a genomic window of Eulemur rufifrons isolate Redbay chromosome 24, OSU_ERuf_1, whole genome shotgun sequence:
- the SIGLEC14 gene encoding sialic acid-binding Ig-like lectin 14 produces MLALLLLPLLWAGSLQDTRFELQVKNSVTVQEGLCVLVPCSFSSPPRPSWFSFNPVYLYWFRDGDNIYYGDAVATNNPDRAVKKGTKGRFLLVGDIRTRNCSLSIRDAKTEDTGTYFFQVESSNSQKHSYKNDKLNLQVTALTEKPDIHCLEPVESGRPTNLSCSLPGSCQGGRPLTFSWTGAALNSLDPDTLHSSAITLTPRPQDHGTNLTCQVKLQGTHVTTERTVQLNVSYAPRNLTISIFTNGTGTVLKILNNGMSLPVLEGQSLSLICVADSNPPARLSWSREGKTLDPPQALASRVLELPYVGAGDGGEFTCGAQHPLGSQHLSLSLSVQRSPSGCRCVTEEQEGSRALVITLIRGALMGAGFLLTYGLTWIYYTRLAELPLSREAQ; encoded by the exons ATGctggccctgctgctgctgcccctgctgtGGGCAG GGTCCCTGCAGGACACACGGTTCGAGCTGCAAGTGAAGAACTCGGTGACGGTACAAGAAGGCCTGTGCGTCCTCGTGccctgctccttctcctccccgccccggccTTCGTGGTTTTCCTTTAACCCAGTCTACCTCTACTGGTTCCGGGATGGGGACAACATATACTATGGTGATGCTGTGGCCACAAACAACCCAGACAGAGCAGTGAAGAAAGGCACCAAGGGCCGATTCCTCCTCGTTGGGGACATCAGGACCAGAAACTGCTCCCTGAGCATCAGAGACGCCAAGACAGAGGACACAGGGACCTACTTCTTCCAAGTGGAGAGTAGCAATTCTCAAAAACATAGTTACAAAAACGATAAGCTGAATCTGCAGGTGACAG cCCTGACAGAGAAACCCGACATCCACTGCCTGGAGCCTGTGGAGTCCGGCCGCCCCACAAACCTGAGCTGCAGCCTGCCGGGATCCTGCCAAGGGGGACGGCCTCTCACGTTCTCCTGGACGGGGGCTGCCCTCAACTCCCTGGACCCCGACACCCTTCACTCCTCGGCAATCACCCTCACCCCGAGGCCCCAGGACCACGGCACCAACCTCACCTGTCAGGTGAAACTCCAAGGAACTCATGTGACCACAGAGAGAACTGTCCAGCTCAATGTCTCCT ATGCTCCACGGAACCTCACGATCAGCATCTTCACAAATGGCACAG GCACAGTCCTGAAGATCCTGAACAACGGCATGTCATTGCCTGTCCTGGAGGGCCAGTCCCTGAGCCTCATCTGTGTGGCCGACAGCAACCCCCCTGCCAGGCTGAGCTGGTCCCGGGAGGGAAAAACCCTGGATCCCCCCCAGGCCTTGGCGTCCAGGGTCCTGGAGCTGCCCTATGTAGGGGCTGGAGATGGAGGGGAATTCACCTGCGGAGCTCAGCACCCACTGGGCTCCCAGCACCTTTCATTGAGCCTCTCTGTGCAGA GAAGCCCCTCTGGCTGCAGATGTGTGACTGAGGAACAGGAGGGCTCCCGGGCCCTGGTCATCACCCTGATCAGGGGGGCCCTCATGGGGGCTGGCTTCCTCCTCACCTATGGCCTCACCTGGATCTACTATACCAGGCTAGCAGAGCTGCCTCTCTCCAGGGAAGCCCAGTAA